One window of the Periophthalmus magnuspinnatus isolate fPerMag1 chromosome 17, fPerMag1.2.pri, whole genome shotgun sequence genome contains the following:
- the LOC117385028 gene encoding protein kinase Npk has translation MSSPGSSFVQIKHEDLAFYENCGGGSFGSVYRALWISQKKEVAVKKLLKIDKEAEILSVLSHKNIIQFYGAVLESPNYGIVTEFASGGSLYEYLSSEQSEEMDMEQIMAWAIQIAKGIHYLHAEAPVKVIHRDLKSRNVVMTADRVLKICDFGASKFLSHTTHMTVVGTFPWMAPEVIQSLPVSETCDTYSYGVVLWEMLTREVPFKGFEGLQVAWLVVEKQERLTIPSSCPASFAELMKKCWQADPKERPLFKQVLLTLETMANDSRLPDQCNSFLHHKDEWRCEIESTLERLRKLERELYSKEKELEERERRLKLWEERLMQRSNMSPSPTSLLMESPFFTTSPLTIGSSGSFFRSHSQDSNSSAGVSSTGVSSLFRTLSNGDTERSTNTTLDRSMSSLDGGRLHAMLRGLSGRFGDEEEEEGTLNDSNWVQKNDGGSLEGGRVQVTLRSFPGGVVERQERTWEERDRDKGGLQRSRVTMWKGYSGSYGEGDSGREKEADWEADRAEERPEDRGMEGVVEVSRLPTMLKGLGGGMGGLGDMLSLDMEDIGDMGDMGDMGDMDMNMNMGDLGVMKVSGRGVRTELGVRERRDMGVVVQGVRGDLSEALSQKIRGEMGVQVSMCASSNQNSVKSCSMRQGTKIKMASAAMDMMELDWSDSD, from the exons ATGTCGTCCCCTGGATCGTCGTTTGTGCAGATAAAACATGAGGATCTGGCTTTCTATGAAAACTGTGGAGGCGGTAGCTTTGGAAGTGTCTACAGAGCTCTTTGGATTTCCCAGAAAAAGGAGGTGGCAGTGAAGAAGCTCCTGAAGATTGACAAAGAG GCTGAAATCCTCAGTGTCCTGAGTCACAAAAACATCATTCAGTTTTATGGAGCTGTGCTGGAGTCGCCCAACTATGGCATTGTCACAG AATTTGCAAGCGGTGGGTCTCTGTATGAGTACCTGTCCAGTGAGCAGAGTGAGGAGATGGACATGGAGCAGATCATGGCCTGGGCCATACAGATAGCTAAAG GAATACACTACCTCCATGCGGAAGCTCCAGTCAAAGTCATTCATAGAGATCTAAAGTCACGAAATG TGGTGATGACAGCAGACAGAGTTCTCAAG ATTTGTGACTTTGGAGCATCCAAGTTCCTGTCGCACACCACTCACATGACTGTAGTGGGAACGTTTCCATGGATGGCCCCTGAGGTCATCCAGAGTCTACCTGTATCTGAGACATGTGACACATATTCTTATGGAGTT GTGTTATGGGAGATGCTGACTCGAGAGGTTCCGTTTAAAGGCTTTGAAGGGCTGCAGGTGGCATGGCTGGTGGTTGAAAAGCAAGAG AGATTGACTATCCCCAGCAGCTGTCCAGCAAGTTTTGCAGAGCTAATGAAAAAATGTTGGCAAGCTGATCCAAAG GAGCGACCACTTTTTAAGCAAGTACTCCTAACCCTAGAGACAATGGCAAATGACAGCAGGCTACCGGATCAGTGCAACTCCTTCCTTCATCACAAAGACGAGTGGAG gtgtgaaattgAGTCTACTCTCGAGCGCCTACGGAAACTTGAGAGGGAGCTTTATTCCAAAGAAAAAGAGttagaagaaagagaaaggagactCAAACTATGGGAGGAGAGGCTCATGCAGAGGTCTAACATGAGTCCTAGTCCCACCTCTCTTCTGATGGAGTCACCT TTCTTCACCACTTCACCACTGACCATTGGCTCGTCAGGCTCCTTCTTCCGCTCTCACTCTCAGGACTCCAACAGTAGTGCAGGGGTCAGCAGCACCGGGGTCAGCTCACTGTTCCGGACCCTCAGTAACGGAGACACTGAGAGGAGCACTAATACCACACTGGACCGGAGCATGTCCTCTCTGGACGGGGGCAGATTGCATGCCATGCTTCGGGGACTGTCTGGGAGATttggagatgaggaggaagaagagggcaCCCTGAATGACAGCAATTGGGTACAGAAGAATGATGGGGGCAGCCTAGAGGGGGGGAGGGTGCAGGTGACACTGAGGAGCTTTCCAGGAGGTGTggtggagagacaggagaggacatgggaggagagggacagggacaaGGGGGGACTACAGCGTAGCAGGGTGACTATGTGGAAGGGGTACTCTGGGAGTTATGGAGAGGGGGACtcggggagagagaaggaggctgACTGGGAGGCAGACAGAGCTGAGGAAAGACCTGAGGACAGAGGGATGGAAGGAGTGGTAGAAGTATCAAGACTCCCTACAATGTTAAAAGGCCTGGGAGGGGGTATGGGAGGCTTAGGAGACATGCTGTCCTTAGACATGGAGGACATAGGAGACATGGGGGACATGGGGGATATGGGTGATATGGATATGAATATGAACATGGGTGACTTGGGCGTAATGAAAGTCTCTGGCCGAGGGGTCAGGACTGAGCTGGGTGTCAGAGAGCGCAGGGATATGGGGGTTGTAGTCCAGGGAGTACGTGGTGATCTCAGTGAGGCCCTAAGCCAAAAGATCAGAGGGGAAATGGGTGTCCAGGTGAGCATGTGCGCTTCATCCAACCAGAACTCTGTCAAAAGTTGCAGCATGCGTCAGGGAACCAAAATTAAAATGGCTTCAGCGGCAATGGACATGATGGAGCTTGACTGGTCTGACAGTGACTGA